The following are encoded in a window of Campylobacterota bacterium genomic DNA:
- a CDS encoding ankyrin repeat domain-containing protein, whose protein sequence is MLHTGQKTRFSSILLLLFGFLYLPTTVFAQEELNENLLTAVVRQRLSGVQQALRAGADVNASNRIGSALVNAAFLGGDDIVLELLNAGANASAAESGTNISVLAHAFTAVLPVSTLERILQAGADVNMQNTINGSSVMHLVMRYGQNYYGDNKDAVLTAILAQNPNLNIFDNQGKTPLHIAFENENAGDFATLISNGADVNAKAQTGQSVRELYDALIQQGSTTLTPSTQQFLKAIAQDMTRQAPGRPQKTPEELSQDLLTAINVGDLNLVRQALDDGADVQTSDRFGSALFNAILSPNRSDNIITEIINRGADTNARRPRSEESALMLSLLEGISIDIIRLLLANGADVNYQQSRFFKETALHIAANYPQLNIYPNNNQEIIQLLLNNNANPNVFDRSKSSPLHIAFYNRDIQTFSLLMNNGANLDAKAERGLSVRELYQDLVAQAPADANTQSFLKAIAQHFPSPRTPEELSQDLLQAIEDGNLSDLRQALNAGANIETADSDGTALLNAITSPNMSPDIIAELVNRNANVRAVVPHTQESALMLALLEGLPLATIRLLVENDADPNYQQPSFYRETALHIIANHEQLNIYPNDNNAVLQLLLDNGANPNVFDRSNSTPLHIAFYNRSAQTFSALVTGGADLDQKAGRNLSVRELYQDLVAQGPRRPQEQGFLKAIASHFQAQAPQAVQKTQAELDQALLDAINAVNINDVRQALSDGANIEAKRNDMPALYYAVSIARSKFQNNQDHTGMDAIISELITRGADVDAMERGSGYSEPYLMKVDDSYGIVREGPIGAAPSTLALLLNRTTIINTFFQGSFLINFVRKNETLYTSAQIEQIYDLIFASSVSPAASLNLSDNSGITALHQAFRNRSVINVRKLIEKGADINYAVGQGRIPPVLDLYNQDRQSTDPAVQTFIKAVAQYFPAPQRTQAEVNKELLDAITRNDLNTVTDLFAGTPAPETETTNNVGTALANAVTQAVARNEQGRSVATLNQIIQLLIDNRANVNAVHPTSQKSIFLLAFGAPESTLKKLVDAGADVSYQKPQRPGNTFLHELVKRGVVQYSFYDFPLITDRPNRANVKAFYETELGKVYKLLFDNNVNVNVQNQNTPPETPLSIAIDRRSPLIFEELLAYGGQVGQVERDLYDEYRRDGIATSFLDMIASHFPAPQDAPTGWHVDNGRAMYNDVDATGLAPGFARIEVASDGRVWGQGTDSRIYARLGITSSSPQGTRWHEVGRNIDANSLVIKTVGGDEVFGATHNNTNIVAEAGKNMQPGWTEESNYKNTSSFTYPPVTYITESKTGPYRWQLTTNDRSVIAFTSDQMACRVNLATDAYNTENRYEIFLNTYYLNRYVNIIMKYTAGRGSPEQLMMTDSNPNSSGPHNLWIAPIVSNNTLQLIIGQGNNPGDSNEIIARVTDDNNPHTNARYFALTGEVNSQPTRFTNIRQVTTTSPLDFSPVVPAGPDELFNAIDAGDLAAVRQALDRGVDIEAKRNGTPALYYAVNIARDKFQNNQPYNDVENIIRELLSQGADPDAVDNASSGIREPFIVKTTDSTITVGLPGGVLGAAPSTVELLVDAVSDINVTDSTNQRNSFMTNFIQKGEDLYTPAQIQEIYNILFDSSIVNPAPSLEITGRFGRTTLLHTAFFNGKTVHFLQLMSHGADVNATNAQNMSVLDLYRDYRVQGRETAFLDSIAQHFPAPQRTQAEVNKELLDAITRNDLNTVTDLFAGTPAPETETTNNVGTALANAVAQAVARNEQGRSVTTLNQIIQLLIDNRANVNAVHPTSQKSIFLLAFGAPESTLKKLVDAGADVSYQQPQRPGNTFLHELVKRGAVQYSFSDPSLLSNPTSDANLKAFYQTELGKIYRLLFSNNVAINTQNQNTPPETPLSIAIEKRSPLIFDELLANGGQIGQVERDMYQDYRTNNISTAFLDIIASHFQAQAPQTGQKTQAELDQALLDAINAANINDVRQALNDGANIEAKRNDMPALYYAVSIARNKFQNNQDHTGMDAIISELITRGADVDAMERGSGYSEPYLMKVDDSYGIVREGPIGAAPSTLALLLNRTTIINTFFQGSFLINFVRKNETLYTSAQIEQIYDLIFASSVSPAADFNLSGMFGRTALHQAFTDRSVINVRKLIEKGADINYALGHGRGLPSVLDLYNQDRQSTDPVVQAFIKAVAQYFPAPPRAQAELDRDLIGALQQNNLTDVRQAFSDGATIQATDGDGSGVVINAIRGIVLKVINNDASDNQVLREVLDRGGRPNELEAGSNYSPLMRALGAPASTFQILLDEQANIDYQLPASARSQAGMNIMHMMFEGSEYYGDRETDELAVFDLLVARGAQVNVLNGRGETPLHLVFKMNMDLYPNRRQIIFDRLIAAGADINLKASGGQSVADLYNADRQAGRRTDFLDSIAQHFPASRGSRGVPGGGGPQAAANFAWTATNGSGWSLSDDDAPTVTDVHNTRYDKLDGTSLDISDYGGGNKRIIYTTDAGNDVDLTDSRNNPGLVNLFVITDTDTYAKKVWGQNNKGQIFARHGITQSNPQGTGWIMLGTFEPGSLQVRTVNGDQLFSANYVRASRADWRSPLVLTQIANPPVIVAETGRSTQADWVDIQTYKSSNEIKLYPIKYWQISSDAGPYRDAWQIPATGSHQITFTSNTPRCLLHFVEEKFQLNKQYLISSLGYGQDAGNIRKLDSGYIDNDFTADVRLHTPSGQNEYKFWIQILRQNNSLEIVFGQGENPGDINEVIGRSTDNNPLNIRHFFFEGPTPLTNDIYHYTNIAVEPVTTPTPSTQTTATNFVWTGADGSGWRLGDTLGSDGERNIIYRTTAGNEIDVTNNLARMGTGLKSLFVVNDGQTVWGQKADGKIFARFDIASQKPEGSAWGGLGEQFEPDSLARDTINGNDVFVARYNGIDMVAEAGTSFHPGWVERTNYQNQNTVTVYPIGHVYKTTEAPYRWQLSTRARSFITFTSSSPRCFVSFCDQQQATLTRYQIDINSFEQGVNKIYITKTRAPGQIPTFLAIVDGGNTQLTGPQNYWAGAIVKRNSVELVVGQGNNPGDPSEVIAHTTDDDNPYTNVRYISFGLPPLSTTPITFSNISEYISPRAINFSQTGPLSSYTYQLPAPGERPGFAPYQWELTGNVVTLSFETDQPSVRVNLSPDQTDDQIYQVQLPGAGPTDAASIIKYDVNAPSNPVAMLFGPRQVGHMTPAEVSSGNAKYWIRIAKSSGSIDIRVGKGDAGRGEFMSGTDTDNPFDVNWAALAGYGARTNFTNIELTEITRGRGSTVRGGIPLRGGTQLGI, encoded by the coding sequence CAATCAGTACGCGAATTATACGATGCACTCATACAACAAGGCAGTACAACCCTAACCCCTAGCACACAACAATTTCTAAAGGCAATCGCCCAAGATATGACACGTCAGGCACCTGGCAGACCACAAAAAACTCCAGAAGAATTAAGTCAGGACTTGCTAACTGCTATCAATGTAGGAGATCTTAATCTTGTTCGACAAGCACTTGATGATGGCGCTGATGTCCAAACAAGTGATCGTTTTGGCTCTGCACTTTTTAATGCTATTCTTTCACCAAACCGTTCAGACAACATCATCACTGAAATCATCAACCGAGGTGCCGATACCAATGCGCGCCGCCCTCGCTCTGAAGAGTCTGCTTTAATGCTCAGCCTACTTGAGGGAATTTCTATTGATATAATCAGACTTTTACTCGCTAACGGTGCTGATGTCAACTACCAACAATCACGCTTCTTCAAAGAAACTGCCCTACACATTGCTGCAAACTACCCTCAACTCAATATTTACCCAAATAATAATCAAGAAATAATTCAACTGTTGCTCAATAATAATGCAAACCCCAATGTTTTTGACCGATCAAAAAGTAGCCCACTACACATTGCTTTCTACAACCGAGACATACAAACATTCTCGCTTTTAATGAACAATGGGGCTAATCTTGACGCCAAAGCCGAACGTGGCTTATCAGTACGCGAATTATACCAAGACCTCGTTGCCCAGGCACCTGCAGACGCTAACACACAGAGCTTTTTAAAAGCTATTGCTCAACATTTTCCATCACCAAGAACCCCTGAAGAACTTAGCCAGGATTTGCTGCAGGCAATTGAAGATGGCAACCTTTCAGACCTCAGACAAGCCCTCAATGCTGGTGCAAACATTGAAACAGCAGACTCAGATGGCACTGCACTACTTAATGCGATTACTTCCCCAAATATGTCACCAGACATCATCGCCGAACTTGTCAATCGAAACGCAAACGTCAGAGCAGTTGTCCCTCACACGCAAGAGTCTGCACTCATGCTTGCGCTCCTTGAAGGGCTGCCTCTGGCAACCATCAGGCTGCTCGTAGAAAATGATGCTGACCCCAACTATCAACAACCAAGTTTTTACCGCGAAACAGCCTTGCATATCATTGCAAACCATGAACAACTCAACATTTATCCAAATGATAATAATGCTGTGCTTCAGCTTTTACTCGATAACGGTGCAAACCCCAACGTCTTTGACCGCTCCAATAGCACCCCACTGCACATCGCCTTTTACAACCGAAGTGCTCAAACTTTTTCCGCGTTGGTAACTGGCGGTGCCGACCTTGACCAAAAAGCTGGACGTAACTTGTCAGTACGTGAGTTGTATCAAGACCTTGTTGCACAAGGCCCAAGACGACCTCAAGAGCAAGGATTTTTAAAGGCTATTGCATCACACTTCCAGGCACAAGCACCTCAGGCTGTCCAAAAAACACAAGCTGAACTTGATCAGGCACTGCTTGATGCCATCAATGCTGTAAATATTAATGATGTCAGACAAGCACTTAGTGATGGCGCAAATATTGAGGCAAAACGTAATGACATGCCTGCTCTTTACTACGCCGTCAGCATTGCACGCAGCAAATTCCAAAACAACCAAGACCACACGGGCATGGATGCAATCATCAGTGAACTGATAACGCGCGGTGCAGACGTTGATGCAATGGAGCGTGGCTCTGGTTATTCAGAACCATACTTAATGAAAGTCGACGACAGTTACGGAATCGTCCGAGAAGGCCCTATTGGTGCCGCTCCAAGCACACTCGCCCTATTGCTTAATCGGACCACAATAATCAACACATTCTTTCAAGGTTCATTCTTAATCAATTTCGTTCGAAAAAATGAAACCCTTTATACCTCCGCCCAAATCGAACAAATTTATGATCTCATTTTTGCTTCAAGCGTTAGTCCAGCGGCCAGCCTCAACCTTTCTGATAACTCTGGCATAACAGCACTGCATCAGGCCTTTAGAAACAGAAGCGTAATTAACGTCAGAAAACTAATAGAAAAAGGTGCCGACATTAACTACGCTGTAGGCCAAGGAAGAATTCCACCAGTACTTGATCTTTACAACCAAGACCGTCAAAGCACTGACCCTGCTGTGCAGACATTTATCAAAGCTGTTGCACAGTACTTCCCTGCTCCACAAAGAACTCAAGCCGAGGTTAACAAAGAGCTTCTTGATGCTATCACACGCAATGACTTAAACACAGTGACAGACCTATTTGCAGGAACACCCGCTCCAGAAACCGAAACAACCAACAATGTTGGAACTGCCCTTGCCAACGCCGTTACACAGGCGGTAGCTCGCAATGAACAAGGCAGATCTGTTGCTACTCTCAATCAAATAATTCAGCTCCTTATAGACAATCGTGCTAACGTCAATGCAGTTCACCCAACATCACAAAAATCTATTTTCCTGCTGGCATTTGGTGCACCTGAAAGCACGCTTAAAAAACTTGTAGATGCTGGTGCCGATGTTAGTTATCAAAAACCCCAACGACCTGGCAACACCTTTCTGCACGAGCTCGTTAAACGTGGAGTTGTCCAATATTCCTTCTACGACTTTCCTCTCATCACCGATCGTCCAAACAGAGCAAACGTTAAAGCATTTTATGAAACTGAACTTGGTAAGGTGTATAAACTTCTTTTTGATAACAACGTTAATGTCAATGTCCAGAATCAAAACACTCCGCCTGAGACTCCGCTATCAATAGCCATCGATAGACGCTCACCACTTATTTTTGAAGAGCTTTTAGCCTATGGAGGCCAAGTTGGCCAAGTAGAACGTGACCTGTATGATGAATATCGTCGGGATGGCATTGCAACATCGTTTTTAGATATGATTGCATCACACTTCCCTGCCCCGCAAGACGCTCCAACAGGCTGGCATGTTGATAATGGGCGAGCAATGTACAATGACGTTGACGCCACAGGCCTTGCACCTGGTTTTGCAAGAATAGAAGTAGCAAGCGATGGAAGAGTTTGGGGACAAGGCACTGATAGCAGAATTTATGCTCGGCTTGGCATCACCTCAAGTAGTCCACAAGGCACTCGTTGGCACGAGGTTGGTCGCAACATTGATGCTAACTCACTTGTCATTAAAACGGTAGGTGGTGATGAAGTATTTGGAGCCACACACAATAACACCAACATCGTAGCTGAAGCAGGAAAAAATATGCAGCCGGGGTGGACTGAAGAAAGTAATTACAAAAATACCTCTAGCTTTACATATCCACCGGTAACATACATCACAGAGAGCAAAACAGGTCCTTATCGCTGGCAGCTGACCACCAATGATCGAAGCGTTATCGCCTTTACCTCTGACCAAATGGCATGCAGAGTTAATCTTGCTACAGACGCATATAATACGGAAAATCGTTATGAAATTTTCCTGAATACCTACTATCTAAATAGATATGTAAACATCATAATGAAGTATACCGCTGGACGAGGTTCACCTGAGCAACTTATGATGACCGACAGCAATCCGAACTCATCAGGCCCCCACAATCTCTGGATAGCACCGATCGTTTCAAATAATACGCTTCAACTTATCATTGGCCAAGGTAATAACCCAGGCGATAGTAATGAAATCATTGCACGCGTTACTGACGATAATAATCCTCACACCAATGCTCGCTATTTTGCCCTTACTGGTGAAGTAAATTCTCAGCCAACACGATTTACAAATATCAGGCAAGTTACAACAACAAGCCCATTAGACTTCTCTCCGGTAGTACCAGCAGGCCCAGATGAACTTTTCAACGCTATTGATGCAGGAGATCTTGCAGCAGTTAGACAAGCGCTTGATAGAGGTGTCGATATTGAGGCAAAGCGTAATGGCACCCCTGCACTTTACTACGCAGTAAACATCGCTCGCGATAAGTTCCAAAATAATCAACCATACAATGATGTGGAAAACATTATTCGAGAATTACTCAGTCAAGGAGCTGATCCCGATGCTGTTGATAATGCCTCCTCAGGTATAAGAGAGCCATTTATTGTCAAAACAACAGACTCAACTATAACTGTTGGGCTTCCTGGTGGTGTGCTTGGTGCTGCACCAAGCACTGTTGAGCTCCTGGTTGACGCCGTCAGCGATATTAATGTAACTGACTCTACAAATCAAAGAAATAGCTTCATGACAAATTTTATACAAAAAGGTGAAGATCTCTACACGCCTGCACAAATTCAGGAAATTTATAACATACTTTTCGACTCAAGTATTGTTAATCCCGCTCCTAGTCTTGAAATAACTGGTCGTTTTGGAAGAACAACACTTCTGCACACGGCTTTTTTCAACGGAAAAACCGTTCACTTTTTACAACTTATGAGTCATGGAGCCGATGTCAACGCCACAAATGCGCAAAACATGTCGGTCCTTGACTTGTACCGTGATTATCGCGTCCAGGGAAGAGAGACCGCTTTCTTAGATTCTATCGCCCAACACTTCCCCGCTCCACAAAGAACTCAAGCCGAGGTTAACAAAGAGCTTCTTGATGCTATCACACGCAATGACTTAAACACAGTGACAGACCTATTTGCAGGAACCCCCGCTCCAGAAACCGAAACAACTAACAATGTTGGAACTGCCCTTGCCAACGCCGTTGCACAGGCGGTAGCTCGCAATGAACAAGGCAGATCTGTTACTACTCTCAATCAAATAATTCAGCTCCTTATAGACAATCGTGCTAACGTCAATGCAGTTCACCCAACATCACAAAAATCTATTTTTCTGCTGGCATTTGGTGCACCTGAAAGTACGCTTAAAAAACTTGTAGATGCTGGTGCCGATGTTAGTTATCAACAACCCCAACGACCTGGCAACACCTTTCTGCACGAGCTCGTTAAACGTGGCGCCGTTCAATATTCATTCTCGGATCCATCACTGCTTAGCAACCCCACAAGTGACGCTAATCTTAAAGCATTTTACCAAACCGAGCTTGGCAAAATTTACAGACTTCTTTTTAGTAATAATGTTGCAATCAACACCCAAAACCAAAATACACCACCAGAGACGCCTCTTTCAATAGCTATAGAAAAAAGATCACCTCTCATTTTTGACGAACTTCTTGCTAATGGAGGGCAAATTGGACAAGTAGAACGTGACATGTATCAAGACTACCGCACCAACAACATATCAACAGCATTTCTTGATATTATTGCATCACACTTCCAGGCACAAGCACCTCAGACTGGCCAAAAAACACAAGCTGAACTTGATCAGGCACTGCTTGATGCCATCAATGCTGCAAATATTAATGATGTCAGACAAGCACTTAATGATGGCGCAAATATTGAGGCAAAACGTAATGATATGCCTGCTCTTTACTATGCCGTCAGCATTGCACGCAACAAATTCCAAAACAACCAAGACCACACGGGCATGGATGCAATCATCAGTGAACTGATAACGCGGGGTGCAGACGTTGATGCAATGGAGCGTGGCTCTGGTTATTCAGAACCATACTTAATGAAAGTCGACGACAGTTACGGAATCGTCCGAGAAGGCCCTATTGGTGCCGCTCCAAGCACACTCGCCCTATTGCTTAATCGGACCACAATAATCAACACATTCTTTCAAGGTTCATTCTTAATCAATTTCGTTCGAAAAAATGAAACCCTTTATACCTCCGCCCAAATCGAACAAATTTATGATCTCATTTTTGCTTCAAGCGTTAGTCCAGCAGCCGACTTCAACCTTTCTGGCATGTTCGGAAGAACAGCGCTTCATCAAGCCTTCACAGACAGAAGCGTAATAAACGTCAGAAAACTAATAGAAAAAGGTGCCGACATAAACTACGCACTTGGTCACGGCAGAGGTCTACCATCCGTACTTGATCTTTACAACCAAGACCGTCAAAGCACTGACCCTGTTGTGCAAGCATTTATTAAAGCTGTTGCTCAATATTTCCCAGCACCACCAAGAGCCCAAGCAGAACTTGATCGTGATCTAATCGGGGCATTACAACAAAATAATCTTACAGATGTCAGACAAGCATTTTCTGATGGCGCAACTATACAGGCAACCGATGGTGATGGTTCAGGTGTTGTTATCAATGCAATCAGAGGTATTGTTCTTAAAGTCATTAACAATGACGCTAGCGATAACCAAGTACTTCGAGAAGTTCTTGATCGTGGAGGCCGTCCTAATGAACTCGAAGCTGGTAGCAACTACTCACCACTCATGCGTGCTCTAGGCGCACCCGCTAGCACATTTCAAATACTCCTTGACGAACAAGCTAACATTGATTATCAACTCCCAGCTAGTGCAAGAAGCCAAGCAGGCATGAATATCATGCACATGATGTTTGAAGGCAGCGAATACTATGGCGATAGAGAGACAGATGAATTAGCTGTCTTTGATCTCCTTGTTGCTCGTGGTGCGCAAGTTAACGTTCTTAATGGCCGGGGCGAAACACCTCTGCACTTAGTGTTCAAGATGAATATGGATTTGTATCCTAACAGACGCCAAATAATTTTTGACAGACTTATCGCAGCTGGTGCCGACATTAATCTCAAAGCATCTGGCGGACAGTCCGTTGCTGATCTGTACAACGCTGACCGACAAGCCGGACGTAGAACAGATTTCTTAGACTCAATCGCGCAACATTTCCCTGCAAGCCGCGGCTCGAGGGGCGTCCCTGGAGGAGGTGGGCCACAAGCAGCTGCTAACTTTGCATGGACGGCAACCAACGGCAGTGGCTGGAGCTTAAGTGACGATGATGCGCCAACAGTCACTGACGTTCACAACACGCGCTATGACAAACTTGATGGAACAAGCCTTGACATAAGCGATTATGGAGGTGGCAATAAAAGAATTATTTATACAACAGATGCAGGTAATGACGTTGATCTGACTGACTCACGAAACAACCCTGGGCTGGTAAATTTATTTGTTATTACCGATACTGACACGTACGCAAAAAAAGTCTGGGGTCAAAATAATAAAGGACAGATTTTTGCTCGACATGGTATCACTCAATCTAATCCACAGGGTACCGGTTGGATCATGCTTGGCACCTTTGAACCAGGCTCCTTGCAAGTCAGAACGGTCAACGGTGATCAACTATTTAGTGCAAATTATGTTAGAGCATCACGTGCGGATTGGCGCTCACCTCTAGTACTTACACAAATTGCAAACCCTCCCGTCATCGTTGCCGAAACAGGACGATCAACACAAGCAGACTGGGTCGACATACAAACATATAAGAGTTCAAACGAAATAAAACTTTATCCAATAAAATACTGGCAAATAAGTAGTGATGCAGGACCCTACCGTGATGCTTGGCAAATACCTGCAACAGGTAGTCACCAAATAACGTTTACCTCAAATACACCTCGATGCTTGCTTCATTTTGTGGAAGAAAAATTTCAACTAAATAAACAATATCTGATCAGCTCACTTGGATATGGCCAAGACGCTGGAAACATAAGAAAACTAGACAGTGGTTACATAGACAATGACTTTACTGCAGACGTCAGACTCCACACCCCATCAGGACAAAACGAATATAAATTTTGGATTCAAATTTTGCGACAAAACAATTCGCTTGAAATTGTTTTTGGTCAAGGTGAAAATCCTGGAGACATCAATGAAGTAATCGGCCGTAGTACCGATAATAATCCACTCAATATTAGACACTTCTTCTTTGAAGGACCCACACCACTAACGAATGATATTTACCACTACACAAATATTGCCGTCGAACCTGTAACAACTCCTACACCGTCCACACAAACAACAGCTACAAACTTCGTTTGGACTGGAGCTGACGGTAGTGGTTGGAGACTTGGCGACACACTAGGATCAGACGGAGAACGAAACATTATATATCGTACTACCGCTGGCAACGAAATTGATGTTACCAATAATTTGGCAAGAATGGGCACAGGACTCAAAAGCCTATTTGTTGTTAATGATGGACAAACTGTCTGGGGGCAAAAAGCTGATGGTAAAATTTTTGCACGCTTTGATATAGCCAGTCAAAAACCTGAGGGTTCAGCATGGGGGGGACTGGGTGAACAGTTTGAGCCTGATTCTTTAGCGCGCGACACTATTAATGGTAACGATGTATTTGTTGCACGTTATAATGGCATCGATATGGTCGCAGAAGCTGGAACAAGTTTTCATCCTGGTTGGGTAGAACGAACAAACTATCAAAATCAAAATACAGTCACAGTATATCCAATCGGACACGTTTACAAAACAACCGAAGCTCCGTACCGCTGGCAACTTTCAACTCGAGCTAGAAGTTTTATAACATTTACGTCAAGTAGTCCACGATGCTTCGTCAGTTTTTGCGATCAACAGCAGGCAACCCTCACCAGATATCAAATAGACATAAACAGCTTTGAGCAAGGCGTAAACAAAATATACATTACCAAGACACGTGCACCGGGGCAAATACCAACATTTCTTGCCATTGTAGATGGAGGCAACACCCAACTGACTGGCCCGCAAAACTATTGGGCTGGAGCAATTGTAAAAAGAAACTCAGTCGAGCTCGTCGTCGGACAAGGCAATAATCCCGGCGATCCAAGCGAGGTAATTGCACATACAACTGATGATGACAATCCGTACACAAACGTCAGGTACATCTCATTTGGACTACCTCCACTTAGCACAACGCCGATAACCTTTAGTAATATTTCTGAATACATAAGCCCTCGCGCAATTAATTTTTCACAAACTGGCCCACTCAGCAGCTATACCTATCAACTGCCTGCTCCAGGCGAACGCCCAGGCTTTGCACCTTATCAATGGGAACTAACAGGCAATGTTGTAACGCTCTCTTTTGAAACAGATCAACCAAGCGTTCGAGTTAATCTTTCTCCAGACCAAACTGATGATCAAATATATCAAGTACAACTCCCTGGTGCAGGGCCTACCGATGCTGCAAGCATTATAAAATATGACGTTAATGCACCAAGTAATCCCGTCGCTATGTTATTTGGCCCCCGACAAGTAGGCCACATGACTCCAGCAGAAGTGTCTTCTGGAAATGCAAAATACTGGATACGAATTGCAAAAAGCTCCGGCAGCATAGACATTCGTGTTGGCAAGGGTGACGCTGGCCGTGGAGAATTTATGAGCGGTACCGATACTGACAACCCATTCGATGTAAACTGGGCTGCACTTGCCGGCTACGGGGCAAGGACAAACTTTACCAACATAGAACTTACTGAAATTACAAGAGGTAGAGGATCAACAGTCAGAGGCGGCATTCCACTAAGAGGTGGCACCCAACTCGGTATATAA